CGCGGTCGCCGACATCGCGGTGGCCTCGACCGAGGCGGTCTTCGCCTTCACCGAGGTGCGCCTCGGCATCCTGCCAGCGGTCGTGTCGCCGTACGTCGTGCGGAAGATCGGCTTCGCGCACGCGACGGCGCTCTTCACGACGGGAATCCGCTTCGACTCGCGGCGGGCGTATGAGGTCGGCCTCGTGGAAGCGGTCGAGGAGCCGGCGAGGCTCGATGGGAAGATCGACTTCTACCTCGACGCGATCGTCGCCGGCGGTCCGCACGCGGTGAACGCCGCGAAGCGTTTGGTGCGCGAGCTCGAAGGCCGACCCGTCGCCGAGGTGCGCGAGAAGACCGTCGAGCGCATCGCAGGCATACGCGTGAGCGACGAGGGCCAGGAGGGCATGCGGGCGTTCCTCGAGCGCCGCAAGCCGAAGTGGTGACGACGCTCCTCGTCGCAAACCGCGGGGAGATCGCGCGCCGCATCTTCCGCACGGCGCGGCGCATGAACATGACGACCGTCGCGGTCTACTCGGACGCCGACGCGAACGAGCCGTTCGTGCGCGAGGCCGACATGGCGCTCCGTCTCGGTCCGCCACCCGCGGCCGAGTCGTACCTCGACATCGAGCGCGTCATCGCCGCCGCGCGCGAGGCGGGCGCGGATCTCGTCCATCCGGGCTACGGCTTCCTCGCCGAATCGCCGGCGTTCGCGACGGCGGTGCGCGACGCGGGCATGCGCTTCGTCGGCCCGACCGCCGAGGTCCTCGTCTCGCTCGGCGACAAGGTCCAGGCGAAGGCGCTCGCGCATCGCGCGCGCGTGCCGGTCCTGCCCGGCTACATGGAGGAGGACCAGCGCGACGAGGCGTTCATCTCGGCTGCGAACAGCATCGGCTTCCCGGTCATGGTGAAGCCGGTCGCAGGCGGCGGTGGCATCGGGATGCAGCGCGTGCGAGAGCCGGCCAAGCTGCAGGAAGCGCTCGCGAAGGCGCGGCGCGTCGCGGCGGCGTCATTCGGCGACGAGCGCCTGATGCTCGAGAAGCTCGTCGACCGCCCGCGGCACGTCGAGGTGCAGCTCCTCGCCGACACGCACGGGCAGATCTTCGCCCTGGGCGAGCGCGACTGTTCGACGCAGCGCCGGCACCAGAAGATCCT
This Candidatus Limnocylindria bacterium DNA region includes the following protein-coding sequences:
- a CDS encoding enoyl-CoA hydratase-related protein; the encoded protein is MTLARPDVRNAFDADLIAQLGAILGRIDPASRAVVLRSEGDAFCAGADLNWMRGMADFSLAENVADSRALAQMFRALDELPMPLLARVQGAAIGGGCGLVAVADIAVASTEAVFAFTEVRLGILPAVVSPYVVRKIGFAHATALFTTGIRFDSRRAYEVGLVEAVEEPARLDGKIDFYLDAIVAGGPHAVNAAKRLVRELEGRPVAEVREKTVERIAGIRVSDEGQEGMRAFLERRKPKW
- a CDS encoding biotin carboxylase N-terminal domain-containing protein, encoding MTTLLVANRGEIARRIFRTARRMNMTTVAVYSDADANEPFVREADMALRLGPPPAAESYLDIERVIAAAREAGADLVHPGYGFLAESPAFATAVRDAGMRFVGPTAEVLVSLGDKVQAKALAHRARVPVLPGYMEEDQRDEAFISAANSIGFPVMVKPVAGGGGIGMQRVREPAKLQEALAKARRVAAASFGDERLMLEKLVDRPRHVEVQLLADTHGQIFALGERDCSTQRRHQKILEETPAPSLEDEQRKAIAEAAVAIAREAKYTNAGTAEFIVDAKGRFAFLEVNARLQVEHPVTELVWDIDLVEQQLRIALGERLLLGEPAPRGHAIEVRLYAEDVEGGFLPATGRIAHIRWPEGIRVDAGYEEGSAVTRHYDPLIAKLIAHGPHRKLALAKLCEALAQMEVLGVRTNLRFLRALTAHDTIQKAKSDT